DNA sequence from the Pseudoduganella plicata genome:
ATCGCCGGTATTACCGTCCTGTTATGCACGTCGCTCCACGCGACTGCCGCGGACAAGTTTGACGACAAGTTCCGCCAGCTCGACGAGCTGCTGCCCACCGCGACGCCATACCGCACCGCCTCCGGTGCCCCGGGCCACCAATACTGGCAGCAGCGTGCCGATTACACGATCCGTGCCACGCTGGACGAGGCCAACCGGACCGTCACGGGGGCCGAACAGATCACCTACCACAACAACTCGCCCGACACGCTCGCCTACCTGTGGGTGCAGCTGGACCAGAACATCTACAAGCCCGACTCGGATGCGCGGCGCATGCAGACGGCGCCCTCGCGCGAAGCGTGGACCAAACCGCGCGGCGAGGATGGCGCGAAATACGAAGGCCTGCGCAGCACGCTGGTCGGCCGCGAGTTCGACGGCGGCTTCAGGATCTCGAACGTCAGAACATCCGGCGGCGCACCGTTGCAGTACGTGGTCAACGGCACGATGATGCGCATCGACCTGCCGTCGCCGTTGAAACCGGGCGAGCGCGTCACGTTCGGCATGGAGTGGACGTACAAGGTCAACGAACAGAAGGTGCTGGGCGGGCGCTCCGGCTACGAATACTTCGAGGAAGACAAGAACACGCTGTTCGAGATCGCCCAGTGGTATCCGCGCATGGCCGCCTACTACGATGTCGCCGGCTGGCAGCACAAGCAGTTCCTGGGCTCCGGCGAATTCACGCTGGAATTCGGCGACTACGACGTCAGGATCACCGTACCGGCGGATCACGTGGTGGCGTCCACCGGCGAGCTGCAGAACCCCGGCGACGTCTTGAGCGCCACGCAGCGCCAGCGCCTGGAGCAGGCGAAGACGGCGAAGAAGCCCGTCGTCATCGTCACGCAGGCGGAAGCCGAGGCGGCGGAGAAGGCCGTCAGCAAGGCCAACAAGACCTGGCACTTCAAGGCGAAGAACGTGCGCGACTTCGCATGGGCGTCGAGCCGCAAGTTCATCTGGGACGCGCAGGGCTACAAAAAGGACGGCACCAACGTGCTGGCCATGTCGTACTACCCGAAGGAAGGCAATCCGCTGTGGGAGAAGTACTCCACGGCGTCGATCATCCACACCATCGAGCAGTACAACAAATACAGCTTCGATTATCCGTATCCGACGGCGATCTCCGTCAACGGCCCGGTCGGCGGCATGGAATACCCGATGATCTCCTTTAACGGCCCGCGACCGACGAAGGACAAGAAGACGGGCCAGCTGACCTACTCGAAGCGCGCCAAGTATGGCCTCATTTCCGTCATCGTGCACGAGGTCGGCCACAACTACTTCCCGATGATCGTCAATTCCGACGAGCGGCAATGGACGTGGATGGACGAGGGCCTGAACTCGTTCGTCGAATACCTGGCCGTGCAGGCCTGGGAGAAGGACTTCCCCATCGGCCGCGGCGACCCGCGCGATATCGTCAACTATATGCGTTCGGCAAACCAGGTGCCGATCATGACGAATTCCGAGTCGCTCCTCCAGTTCGGCAACAACGCCTACGCCAAGCCGGCCACCGCGTTGAACATCCTGCGCGAGACGATCCTCGGCCGCGAGCTGTTCGACCATGCCTTCCGCGAATACGCGCGGCGCTGGAAGTTCAAGCGCCCTACCCCGGCGGACTTCTTCCGCACGATGGAGGACGCGTCGGGCACGGACCTCGACTGGTTCTGGCGCGGCTGGTTCTACACGACCGACGCCGTCGACATCAGCCTGGATAACATCGGCGAACTCACCGTCGACACGAAAAATCCCGAAGTGGAAAAGGCATGGGCGCGGGCGCGCAAGGCCGAAGAACCGGTGTCGATCACGGACCAGCGCAACGCATCGATGCCGCGCCGGATCGACACGCAGCCGGAGCTGCGCGACTTCTACAACGAGCATGACGAATTCACCGTCACGAATGCGGACCGCAACAAGTACAAGGAAGCGACGGCGGACCTGGAGCCATGGCAGAAGAATCTGCTGGCACAGGGCAAATACCTGTACCTGGTCGACTTCACCAACAAGGGCGGCCTCGTGATGCCGCTGATCCTCGAAATCACGCTGAAGTCGGGCAAAAAATATGTCGAGCGCGTGCCGGCCGAGGTGTGGCGCTACTCGCCAGCGAAGATCACGAAGCTGCTGGTGACCGACGAGCCGATGACCTCCCTGACGCAGGACCCGTACTGGGAAACGGCGGACATCGACACGTCCAACAACAGCTGGCCGCGCAAGGCCGCACCGTCGCGCCTGGAGCTGTTCAAGGCAGAGCGCAAGGTGCCGGACATGATGAAGGACTTCAATACGCCATTGAAGGCCGACGACAAGGATGCGAAGGACGGCAAAGCCGGCGACAAGCCGGCGGCAACGCCACCGGCCAACGGCGCCGCGGCCAAGCAGGAAGCCGAGCAGACGCCGTTGAAACTCGATCAGCCAAAACCGGCGGGCAAGCAGTAAAGCATGCGCCTTCGTTCCAACAGCATCCTGCTGGCCCTGGCGCTGTACGCCGGTACCGCGCACGCGCACAACTACCATATGGGCATGGCGGACATCGGCTACAACGCCGCCACCGGCCATACGGAAGTGATCCACACGTATACTGCGCACGACATCGAGGCGCTGCTGGCGAACCTGTATGGCCGCCATTTCGACCTTGGGCTGGAAGAAGACCAGGACGTGCTGCGCCAGTACATCGAGCAGCGCTTCACCATCAGCGCGGCGGGCAAGCGCCTGCCGTTGCAATGGGTCGGCGTCAAGGCCGATGCCGACACGATCACCGTCTTCCAGCAGATCGGGCATACGGCGCTGCCACCGGGCGCCGTCATCGCCGATAGCGTACTGACGGATTTCATTCCCACGCAGATCAATACCGTCAACGTGGGCGCCAACGCCGGCCGCGCCGCCACGACGCTGACATTTACCGCTGCCAGCCCGCAACACGCGCTTCCGTAAAAAACCCGGGACAGACCCGGGTTTACAGGCAATTTTTCTTCAAACAGGGGTCTGTCCCGGGTTTTTGACACATGAAACGCATCCTCCCCTTCGCTCTTGCCACGTTTTCCCTGTCCGCCCATGCGGACGATCCATTCCTGCAACGAGTCCTGATCGACGCGTCGCGCACGTCGCAGCTGGGCATTGCCGACTCGGCAGCCGACGGCACCGTCACGCAGCGCCAGCTGGCGGCGCGCACGTCGTACCGGCCCGGCGAACTGCTGGAGGCCACACCAGGCCTGATCGTCAGCCAGCACAGCGGCGAGGGCAAGGCCAACCAGTTCTACCTGCGCGGCTTCAATCTCGATCACGGCACGGACCTGCGCACGACGGTGGACGACATGCCCGTCAACCAGCGC
Encoded proteins:
- a CDS encoding M1 family metallopeptidase is translated as MKRSAIAGITVLLCTSLHATAADKFDDKFRQLDELLPTATPYRTASGAPGHQYWQQRADYTIRATLDEANRTVTGAEQITYHNNSPDTLAYLWVQLDQNIYKPDSDARRMQTAPSREAWTKPRGEDGAKYEGLRSTLVGREFDGGFRISNVRTSGGAPLQYVVNGTMMRIDLPSPLKPGERVTFGMEWTYKVNEQKVLGGRSGYEYFEEDKNTLFEIAQWYPRMAAYYDVAGWQHKQFLGSGEFTLEFGDYDVRITVPADHVVASTGELQNPGDVLSATQRQRLEQAKTAKKPVVIVTQAEAEAAEKAVSKANKTWHFKAKNVRDFAWASSRKFIWDAQGYKKDGTNVLAMSYYPKEGNPLWEKYSTASIIHTIEQYNKYSFDYPYPTAISVNGPVGGMEYPMISFNGPRPTKDKKTGQLTYSKRAKYGLISVIVHEVGHNYFPMIVNSDERQWTWMDEGLNSFVEYLAVQAWEKDFPIGRGDPRDIVNYMRSANQVPIMTNSESLLQFGNNAYAKPATALNILRETILGRELFDHAFREYARRWKFKRPTPADFFRTMEDASGTDLDWFWRGWFYTTDAVDISLDNIGELTVDTKNPEVEKAWARARKAEEPVSITDQRNASMPRRIDTQPELRDFYNEHDEFTVTNADRNKYKEATADLEPWQKNLLAQGKYLYLVDFTNKGGLVMPLILEITLKSGKKYVERVPAEVWRYSPAKITKLLVTDEPMTSLTQDPYWETADIDTSNNSWPRKAAPSRLELFKAERKVPDMMKDFNTPLKADDKDAKDGKAGDKPAATPPANGAAAKQEAEQTPLKLDQPKPAGKQ
- a CDS encoding DUF6702 family protein, producing MRLRSNSILLALALYAGTAHAHNYHMGMADIGYNAATGHTEVIHTYTAHDIEALLANLYGRHFDLGLEEDQDVLRQYIEQRFTISAAGKRLPLQWVGVKADADTITVFQQIGHTALPPGAVIADSVLTDFIPTQINTVNVGANAGRAATTLTFTAASPQHALP